Part of the Xenopus laevis strain J_2021 chromosome 2S, Xenopus_laevis_v10.1, whole genome shotgun sequence genome is shown below.
ATGGCAGTACCACATTCCTGGTATAAAATAGCCCCAGTCTCACCATTAACCTTCCCAAAAGATTAAGAGCTGCCACTTGTCCATGCAGAGTGTGCTTTCTGCTCTGTAATGTGTGTCTGGGGGCGGGGCTTCCTGTGCTGCTGCTCAGCCTGACAGTTTGAGAGAAAGAAGAGGGTGTGTCTGCCAGTCAGCGCTAAGCACATTAGTCCCGCCTCCTTTGACACCCTATAGAGCGGAAAGCATACTCTGCATGGAGAAGCCATTCCATTTGTTTTATGCCTTTCCACTTGCAATGGCTCCGGTGGGAAGCAAATAACTTAGATAGTATTAAGCTATTCTTTAGAAAGACAATAGTTCCGAGATcttggtgcaaaataaaaaaccagCATGAGTCCTCAGACTGATGGTGGCCTATCCCTTTAATTGGAGGGCAATAAAAGAGAAGCAATTGAGTGTGCGGATTTGGGGATTGGGAGGAATCCTCTTGTGAGTCTTAATCATCACCACGTTGTCCTGCTCAGGGCAGAGGGGGAAGCGGCTGCATGTGGAGGGCGTCATAAGTGTCTCGAGAACCCGAGTGTAGTCCCTGggggaattaaaaaatatataaatgtcaatTTCTGGTTCGCTGCCTGCAGCCCAAGGTGCCATCTCAATACTTAACTACAACTACATCTCCCACCAATGTGCTTCAGGGCTGATGCCACAGGGCCAAGGCATGGCTGCTTAAACTTTAGTGTAGCCTACAGCAGGCAGCAATAGTGGTAAGTAGTTTTATCTGCATTCAGCACTTAAGTGCTCTCCTACCGGTACAGACCAACAGGGGAGACTCGATTGACTCGGCTGCCAAGCGCATAAATCCACATCTTACCTGGTACACTGGATCGTGTTTCTTCCCCTGCCGCTTCTGCGGCTGCAATAAAATCATAGTAACAAAATTATTATTCATAGAAATATTCTACAAATTCTATTTATAAATCAGGAGGGTTTTATTGAAATTCATTGTATTACACAATAACAGAATGAGATGGACTTTATAACAGGGGGATCCGCCACTAAACATATTTTCCATACCCCCAACTAAATATGTATTCTGTGAATGACAATGAGACCCTCGGACCTGTAAATACTCCTTTAATATTGGCAGTCACCAAAATTCTGCCACCTAGTGGTTTAATTAAGAGGGGACATCCCACAGCTtgagtcccttcccagagactattatcccactgttactataggcaccatctctccctactatacctgctatcccacagtcacagtcccttcccagagactattatccactgttactataggcaccatctctccctactatacctgctatcccacagtcacactcccttcccagagactattatcccactgttactataggcaccatctctccctactatacctgctatcccacagtcacactcccttcccagagactaatatcccactgttactataggcaccatctctccctactatacctgctatcccacagtcacactcccttcccagagactattatcccactgttactatagacaccatctctccatactatacctgctataccacagtcacactcccttcccagagactattatcccactgttaccataggcaccatctctccctactatacctactatcccacagccacactcccttcccagagactattatccactgttactataggcaccatctctccctactatacctgctatcccacagtcacactcccttcccagagactattatcccactgttactataggcaccatctctccctactatacctgctatcccacagtcacactcccttcccagagactattatcccactgttactataggcaccatctctccctactatacctgctatcccacagtcacaatctcACACGCACAGGGTAGtagctaaaaagaaaagaaaacgcTGGAGTTGCTTTCCTTGCCGCTGGCCCAGCCCGTGTTCATATAAGTGGTAAACTCTGTTTAAAGCTGTTTAGGGATAGACAGAGTAATAAAACTTTcacattattttgcctttaatctCTGGCTCTATACTAACGCACTGTCTGGTGACCGAGTCATTTCTCAGCCTGTCCCACAAGGGAGGGGTTGCAGAGgagaaaaacattattattttttaaacttgtcaCTTTCTTTCTTCCATTATTCCCGACTCTTTCCCTTCCCCAGACAGCTGTACATTGCAATAAAAGTCTTTGCTCTGTGTCTCGGTGTCACTGCGATATAAAGAACTCCGTCCTGGCAAGTCTCTCCTGCTCCATTTTTATTTCAGATGAGACAAGTATCCGACATTATCAAAATAAATACTCCAACCCCTTGGGCAACATCACACGCTCTATGGCTTGTTGTTCTCTCAGAGATCATCTCAGGAACCATCTCATCGAAGAGACTTTTGTCTTCTGGGGTAAAGGAATCAAGAAGGAAATCTAACTCTAAACTAATACtatatacaatacatttatattggggatgcaccgaatccaggatttgtttcgggATTTGGCAtgtttcaacaggattcggattcaacccaatccttctgcatggccgaacgaatctgaatcctaatttgcatatacaaattaggggcacagaggaaaatcacatgactttttatcacaaaacaaggaagtaaaaatgttttcccccttcccatccctaattagcatatgtaaattaggatttggatacagttcggtatttggccaatctattgcaaaggattcgggggttcggccgaatccaaaatagtggacttggtgcatccctaatttatatacaggtatgggacctgttatccagaatgctaggggacctggggttttccagataatggctctttccgtaattcagatcttcatacctttgtattatttggataaaatgtagtctatgggaaacagcctttctgtaatttgaagctttttggataacgggatTTTGgttaatggattccatacctgtaatatgtaacTAGCATTTGGGGCCTAGTCTGTAGGGCCCTGGGAACCcttgaaactatagcagggtgactgttaccacaatgtttctatatatctgtaaccttgttatgagctaagggggcccagcctgaaggccagttagggggagatttggggtgagtgcttatttgtgccctgggtacccctacctagaactatagcaggagTTTACAGCATCAGCACAAATAGGTTAATCAGAGTCCCATTAAGTACATAAGGGACAACCCCTTCTCTTCTAGATTGTAAATTGTTTGGGGCCAAATGACtgaaagcaaccaatcagaatccAGTTTTACTGCAACTGACTGACAGTTGCAGATGGCACAAGGGTTGCTATAGGGTTACATTTCCAAAGTACAAATTTCCTCCTGTGATTGCCCAGTGTCACTACAAAATGCACTAATAGCAGCACAATTATGGGCCACACTTACCTGCTTTGGTCTGATATCACTGTAGGGGTCACTCATTTTATCTCTCTGGAGACCCTGGGAGAGGAGCACAGGAGGAAGACATTAGGCTGAGCGGGTTATAAAGTGACATATTTACtctgattatttattttgtttccccACGTGAAAGAAAGAAAACCCTGTGCCACTATCCGAACCTCGTGCCATGTTATTTTGCATAAAACCATTATGTTTGCTCatattgctcatagtctgtacagagagatcccataaaactaaggcagcataggtattccccggtactaagcacaattcagaaggaacagcccctaagtttgctcatagtctgtacagagagatcccataaaactatgacagcatatttattcccctgtactaagcacaattcagcaggaacagccccctaagtttgctcatagtctgtacagagagatcccataaaactatggcagcataggtattcctctgtactaagcacaattcagcaggaacagccccctaagtttgctcatagtctgtacagagagatctcataaaacaaTGTGTCTTttactattttctaaaaaattaGGGCCCTGGTGTGTTACTGCCTCCCTCATACTTACTGTATAAGTTGAATCAGTCTCTGACGGTTTCtgacacaaaacaaagaaaaattaaaccgcAGTTAGATTTTGACATGATAAATTATTAACAATCACTAATTCATAGTTTAAAGGGACACAGGACcctctctattttttttccttaggGTAGAGCAGTGCTTTAAAGAAACCTGTCAGCTGCTACATGAGTGTTCTAGTCCCTCCCAccgcttgagtcacagactccatcCCCTCCTACCCCCACTGCAAGCAGAAAACAGTGTTTTAGTCTTTGGTTGCTTCAATTAAAAGATCGTTAGAGTTCTTTCTTTCTATAAAATGCTGGTAAATTGGCACATGGCCCATTATCTTACTGCAAAGCaaaacatcacacacacacatacacacacaccacaatCTAGCATTTCTCATATTTCTGCAGCCCTCCTAGAAAATATTCCTATGTTACCAAGGAAACCTATTGTGCCCCATTATAGAGAGAATCAGGATCAAGGTACTTTCATAGGGGGGAATGTGTCTCTTATTCCTGTTGAGTGAAACACGTCTTTCTACATGAAGCAGTCAttagtcagaagcagcagtgcaggggcAGAAAGGATAAGGCACCCAGCTGCTTCCTCTAAATGAGGGGCACCCATGTGTCCGGGTAAAGGCAGCGACACTGAAACAGCCTGCCCCATTCTTCCACCCCTTATAGAATGAGATGCCCAGATATCCGCATTAAAGTTCACCTTTggattaactttttgtatgatgtagagaggggtattatgagacaatttgcaattgttttttcttttttatgacttatttagctttttattcagcttctctccagtttgccaaaaagtcaggaaaaaaaagcaaataattaaaaaactataaaaatgaatgaagaccgactgaaaagttgcttggaacaggccattctataacttactaaaacttaaaggtaaaccacccatttaatatcCTGGGCATACCTGTCTCCTTGCTGCCTTCTCTTCTCTCCGGACATTCAGAGCATCATATTTACTTTGGCCGCTGGGGTTGAGTTCCTGAAAAAGAACATTGATAATAAGCAAGATGGCTAGGGTTATATACTTCACATGCTCTCCTATATACCAGGTctgaaatatactgtagatttttCTGCATTGTTGGGTATGACTCTCAGCATAATGTAACAGGATACATAGCTacttgcacttaaagggatactgtcatggtaaaacatgtttgtttttctcaaaatgaattagttaatagtgctgctccagcagaattctgtactgaatccatttttcaaaagagcaaacagatttttctatatttcattttgaaatctgacatggggctagacatattgtcagtttcccagctgcccccagtcatgtaacttgtgctctgataaacttcagtcactctttactgctgtactgcacgttggagtgatatcacccccccctcacccagcagcctaacaacagaacaatgagaaggtaacgagatagcagctccctaagggtagggacacactgggcgatttggggagatttagtcgcctggcgactaatcacagCGACTTTTCTTCCCGAAtgtctcccctcactctgcgcctggataaaatgaaaagtcgccggcgctaatcacacacggcgattcgttttccgaaatcgcccgaagttgcctcacgaggaaacttcgggcgacttcggaaaacgaatcgccgcgtgtgattagcgcaggcgatttttcattttagccaggcgcagagcgaggggaggcattcggggaagattggtcgtggaaagtcgcggcgattagtcgccaggcgactaaatctccccaaatcgcccagtgtgtccctacccttacacaagataacagctccctggtagatctaaagacAACAccaagccaagtcccactgagacggattcagttacattaagtaggagaaataacagcctgccagaaagtagttccatcctaaagtgcaggtacatgtcacatgactgggggcagctgggaaactgacaatatgtctagccccatgtcagatttcaaaattga
Proteins encoded:
- the cd247.S gene encoding CD247 molecule S homeolog (The RefSeq protein has 2 substitutions compared to this genomic sequence), whose translation is MKSRWIALSIFLQAQVISTALYCVTLAVTAFSWSSLYAQIFGLLDPRLCYILDGLLFIYAVIVTALFFREKLTQKIPEPVGYRDNNYDELNPSGQSKYDALNVRREEKAARRQKPSETDSTYTGLQRDKMSDPYSDIXPKQPEKRQGKKHDPVYQGLHSGSRDTYDALHMQPLPPLP
- the cd247.S gene encoding CD247 molecule S homeolog isoform X1, producing the protein MKSRWIALSIFLQAQVISTDAQIFGLLDPRLCYILDGLLFIYAVIVTALFFREKLTQKIPEPVGYRDNNYDELNPSGQSKYDALNVRREEKAARRQKPSETDSTYTGLQRDKMSDPYSDIRPKQPQKRQGKKHDPVYQGLHSGSRDTYDALHMQPLPPLP